The DNA segment GTTGATCTTTTTTTCTAATTCTTTTGCTTTTTATTTCAGCGACAGAAGCCGTCGTGTCTACTTTAATTTTGGTAGGCGCTTTAAATTTACGTTTACGAAAATTTCGGTCTTTCTCTTCAGTAATATTAAGAGGCTTTGTAGAACTAGAGCAGTTTTTATTAACAGcaattgtatttaatgtattttgtgaTTCAGTATTTGTCTGTTCGTACTCTTTAACATGTACTATTGGAGGATTCGCGCGTTcgaatgtaatatttatatttctttcaattgtttttgttattttagaaaTAGTTTCAGTCCTTTCATTGTTTAAGTTAAGTTGTAAATGCTTGGTATCTATATTGCTCACAACGGGTGCAATATTAACAGAAGAATTATTGTTGTGCGGATCAATATCAAAATTCTTAAGTACGCTTTGAGAATATTCACAGTTAGTGTCCAATGCTTCTTCGTCATCATGTAATGATATAATAGAAATAGCTTTTTCTAAATCAAGATTCTCTTGGTCGTGTTTAGAACATTTACTTGAGCTTTTACACAAATTTGTATTTAAGGGTTGACTTGCGTTATCTATTTTATCGCAATCACTCCAGTAGCCATCAGTATTTGACAATATGTCCTGCGATAGCTGAGTTGCATCTTCATCAAGTAAAGAACGAACTGGGGATAAATCTCTATTCTGTAACCTGccgttttctttttcaatactACTGTTATCTGCAAAATTGAttgtagtagtttttttttcatttgcttTGTTTTCTTGTCGCTCGAGTATTATCGCTTTCATACATCTTGTGATCTTTTCTATTACCTGAAGAGATGTTAAATATTGCGGTTTATTTCAAAAGTCAAGGATGAAAAATATTGGCCAAAAAAATCCCGCGATTCGCATTATTTCAatcgtaattttatttcattaaatcgaAGACTACTTAATATATGCAAATAGATATATTTATTCGATATTGATAAATGATGGAGTTAGCGTTTCTCAGTGGGCTAGTTTGCATTTGATTACCATAGTGGTTGGTCTCGAACACTTACGATCGTCACTACGGGACACCGCCACGCCAGACGTTTAGTTACATCACAGCCTAAagctaaggttttttttttaaatttgttaaataaacataaatactaGAAGAGATTTAGAAGTCGTTctgaagatgggtggcggcaattacgCTATTTATGGACTCCGGTACCTATAATCATTTATTACTgggcgggccgtgagcttgtccatatgttttagtaataaataaaaaaacctttccgCATGTGAAGTGTACAAATTATTTCTTTGCGGTGGACTGCACTGAAATTAGTGCGTCGACGGATGTGAGGGACGAGTGAGATAtacctactttaaaaaaaattcagataTTTCTCATTGCGTTTTTTTGCACTGAATAGGTAAACGAGCTTACAACCCATCAGTGTGTtagcgcgagttttttaatgttcttgatagcgtaaaagttaactcaaatttgtatgcagttgaaacagtgcccctagcggcaaacgtaggcaaacgttccaactggaCCCGTTACTGgacttattgttttttattttttattttttttttattgcttagatgggtggacgagctcacagcccacctggtgttaagtggttactggagcccatagacatctacaacgtaaatgcgccacccaccttgagatataagttctaaggtctcagtatagtgacaacggctaccccatccttcgaaccgaaacgcattactgcttcatggcggaaataggcggggtggtggtacctacccgtgcggactcccaagaggtcctaccaccagtgattacgcaaattataattttgcgggtttgatttttattacacgatgttattccttcaccgtggaagtcaaccgtgaacatttgttgagtacgtatttcattagaaaaattggtacccgcctgcgggattcgaacaccggtgcatcgctacacacgaatgcaccggacgtcttatcctttaggccacgacgactttggcTCGTCAACTACGAGTGGCCTACCTGATTGTAATATCAGGGATAAACAAAGTTTAGGCCTCTTTTAAGAACTGTTCTTCTGTTTCTGTTCAAACAGCCTTAACAataatgatctctggaaacacactaTCGATAAATGTACCTAGTGACAttgcttaatataaatttctaaataataGTGATGAACTCTGCTACGATGGTGGGTGATATTAAAAACGAACGattctattaataaaattaatgtatcgAGGGGTGATTTGGTACGTGACATTTTTCTTGGTAATTTAAggcccgttttatttggtacaagCATCagcaattcgatgtttttaactgAACTTCAGTTATCTTTACCCCtttcaaatagttgaagaagtttttttgtcgtGGTATTTTTTTCCAAACTTTAAACTTCAAATTGAAAGTAAAGTTTCAAAATTTTCGCTTAAACTAGGTAAATAGCCTTGATATAAATACCCGGCGATATAAGTTTCAAGTATTCGATTCAAGTATAGAGTTACAGTGCAAAGTCTAAACATGTGACGACTTTGGCAAATAGGCCAATGGGACGCTGCAATCTAAAAGGAAAATCGTTTCCATTCAGTTCCAAGAATATTTTCCGCTTTATCTGTATCCTATCCGGTCGGGGACTGCATCCGCATCCCGGAGTCGTTGTTGTGTCGTCAATAATGATGTAGAATAGACTTGATTGCGTTGCGACTTATTCCGGTGATATTCCGTGACGTTGGTATACTAATCGaactgtatttaaataaacgattgtctttttaatacgcttttattagtttcagacgtatgtatgtatttgacccccttcaaaacgtcgaattaactcgaaatttggcatacttattaaggaccgatgacaattcaaaatttaaaaaaaaaatcgaagaaaaaaattgaaaatcaactaaaaatgaaaaataaataatagtttaaaaaaactaacagatttatgaacagatatgagtagaagggttattttgataatatcctgaaaagcatcccacgcttttttacaataaaaccattttttcatacactatttttaattcaaatttattaaaatttattttctattttttagttgaattttctataaaagcgtattttattagtttttttttaaactattatttattattgcataagactgtttttttcttaaagacATTTCTTAGTGCATGGTTTTTGTGCGAGATTGTTTTTTAGCTTATATTGTAGTCATATCAACATACGACCTACCTATTTTTTGGTTTAGGTGGGTAGACAAGTTCACAAGCCACCTGctgttaggtggttaccagaGCTAATAGACATGTATAACTTAAatgtcgccatccaccttgagacatgagttgttcTAAggtccgtttttacagtacaacagctgcttcGACCTTCaaacggcagaagtaggcaggatggtggtacctacccgtgtggattcacacgacgtcctaccaccagtaattgcgtaaATTATAAACAGACTAATTGGTAAGCTCAAGGGTTCAACCTGAGTTTGCTAGCAGTGGCTATAGCGAGATCAGATATTATCTGAATTTACCACCGTATCAGAACCGCGACCCACttggaagatccggcgagaaactcattgggttgtgtctgtgggaaACGAAAAAGTACCACTATCCTGACATTCAACCGCGGAGCATAAACGGTACGTGGAGTTGGACAACTGTTATTGcaatcaataaatacatttaaaatatcgaCCCAATGTCGCGTGTGGCATCCTTTCTGAAGAAATATCACTGGGCTCGGTATATAATCACTTGGGTGGAAGTTTGCCTTGAGAATATTTGTTctctacagcaataaaaaaaaattcgcttggcttgtaattataacataataaaaactacctttacgatttaattttgagagagagagagagtgagagtaTGCTTTATgagtacataaaataaataaaatctagcGTTTTTAAacgtcattatattatattttaggaGGTTCAACGACGACGGGAAGATTtaccaccgagcgggtgatatatcggtagaccgatggtccgaatgttgttgttcggaacttgcatatattatgcaagcttatcttgaaaatgtcttaAGCCAGATGCAGATCGACTTCTGCgtgtgcaccatctcgcagaaggaggcggcggggcgcgtgagagacgcgcaagcctgCCGCCGtggagcgggggccagggaggcggatctcgcccaagccctggccctctaagtgtttcgggtccccttcatatgtcggtcctcctgaccaaaaaaaaaaaaaaaaccagatgcaagcatctgtcaaatattggTGCTTTTAGATAGGTACCTCAGGCACCGTCCTCGCCAaacccgcttgcgacgaagggctcgacgagtaaattaacccatagacatagcccactgagtttctcgccggatgttctcagtgggtcgcgtttccgatccggtggtagattctgcgaagcactgctcttgctaggatcagtgttagcaacacttccttccggcttgagccccgtgagctcatctacacgtcaaggcgaagctgaaatagcctctcaggctatcagcataggtaagaaaaaaaggcAAATATCTCTTGTGTTGTGTGATAGCTACCGTCCTAAAATCAGTTAgcgcaatattcaaatgtcgacgaataacacAATTATAATCGTTCGTGTCCAcgaaatcataaaaatattcaaaacgttGAAAGTAATACATATAATGATGATAAAAGGCAAGACTAAACAACGGTAAATGTATTTTCAATTATGACTATGATACGCGATTCACAAAAACCAAAGAAGATAATTGCGCGCTTGCTAACACATTTTACCCGGAATACTCGAATGTTGTTTCATAATGACGCTTCAGTGTATCAGCAGCAAATTTATGTGTACTTACTTATCTTTAATTATGGACATgacagaaaaaataatttcaggaATATGATGATAATGCACACACGATGTGATGAGAAAGAATGTGTTAATGTgcgaatatttttatagtgtttcTTTTGTTTGATGCATATACCTATTTTTGTGGCGATAGTACCTATTACAAGATTAAAATATCattataggtttttttataaaaaaatgccaCTGTATAATGTGATAGAAGCTACGATAGAAAAACACTTTTAGCGTTGTCAGGCCTCCATTGTTCCATTGGAGGATGAGGAGCTATCGATGTATAAAGCTTTTGTATTCTTCAACGTGACGAAATATCATGAGGAAGAGGCAGAAGTTTCATTTATAATAGTCCGGAACGCATAACGGCTTGACGCCAGGATAAATATCAGGAGAGTCGAGCCAAAGAAATAGCAATGGTAGTATCTACTAGCAAGAGCTTACattacgccctaccaccagttataacCACCAATACTTAAAGAGAGCTGCTATAAATTCTGCGGTGAATCTCCTAATCGCtttttacgacacccacgggTAATAATGGAGTGAATGGTT comes from the Bombyx mori chromosome 10, ASM3026992v2 genome and includes:
- the LOC119629028 gene encoding uncharacterized protein LOC119629028 isoform X1: MPRKSKKKNMQLKQVTTRLMQVSLILDDYIYKHGTIITEMDAEKYIKEVASYKMICKQHAQSLQVIEKITRCMKAIILERQENKANEKKTTTINFADNSSIEKENGRLQNRDLSPVRSLLDEDATQLSQDILSNTDGYWSDCDKIDNASQPLNTNLCKSSSKCSKHDQENLDLEKAISIISLHDDEEALDTNCEYSQSVLKNFDIDPHNNNSSVNIAPVVSNIDTKHLQLNLNNERTETISKITKTIERNINITFERANPPIVHVKEYEQTNTESQNTLNTIAVNKNCSSSTKPLNITEEKDRNFRKRKFKAPTKIKVDTTASVAEIKSKRIRKKDQQQSLLINKAKDAPKRRNKRNIDKKAEKKKNDSENKSGNVKTVQTDAATSKDPMDSELSWLEQIKYTRIVNSNEYEKTNLDECFWDNLTLPNNWSDQNNFCD
- the LOC119629028 gene encoding uncharacterized protein LOC119629028 isoform X2 is translated as MPRKSKKKNMQVIEKITRCMKAIILERQENKANEKKTTTINFADNSSIEKENGRLQNRDLSPVRSLLDEDATQLSQDILSNTDGYWSDCDKIDNASQPLNTNLCKSSSKCSKHDQENLDLEKAISIISLHDDEEALDTNCEYSQSVLKNFDIDPHNNNSSVNIAPVVSNIDTKHLQLNLNNERTETISKITKTIERNINITFERANPPIVHVKEYEQTNTESQNTLNTIAVNKNCSSSTKPLNITEEKDRNFRKRKFKAPTKIKVDTTASVAEIKSKRIRKKDQQQSLLINKAKDAPKRRNKRNIDKKAEKKKNDSENKSGNVKTVQTDAATSKDPMDSELSWLEQIKYTRIVNSNEYEKTNLDECFWDNLTLPNNWSDQNNFCD